CCCGGTCAAAAAACGCCGCTACATAACCACAACGTCTGGGGCATGGTTGGCCAACTGCGAGGACAGGAACGCAGCGCTAACTATTACCGCCAAGCTAATGGCAGCTATCAAGCCGACACAGCTTTTATTTGCGAACCAGGTCAAGTGGCTACCGTATCACCGAACACGCATGACATCCACGTAGTAGAGAACGCCTTGAGCGACCAAACCTCTATTAGCATCCACGTTTATGGCGGAAATATTGGCCGCATTCAGCGTGCCGTATTTGACCCCATAACAGGCGCAGAAAAATTATTTATTTCTGGATATGCCAATTCGGTAACACCCAATCTCTGGAATACAGCTGACAAAATCGCTTGATAGCTTAAAATATGGTCTCTTTCTGCAAACACTCCAAGTGTGGCAGCTCACCCCATTGACCGGGATAGTCGTTTAATTGAATACGGGTCAATATTTATTTGGCCCCTATGTTATTTACAGATCTCGGTTTATCAGAATCCATTCTTCGCGCTATTAGCGAAGAAGGCTATACCAGCCCTACCCCCATTCAAGAAAAATCCATCCCCGCCGTATTAAAGGGTGGAGATTTACTAGCCGCAGCCCAAACTGGCACCGGTAAAACGGCAGGCTTTACCCTGCCGATTCTGCAGCGCTTAAGTAGCACCGCTAAAGTTGGTGGCAAACGTCAGTTACGCGTATTGATTTTGACCCCTACACGGGAATTAGCGGCTCAAGTTCAGGAGTCTGTCGTGACCTACGGCAAATACACTGGCCTCAAGTCCACAGTCATTTTTGGCGGCGTCGGCGCCAATCCTCAAATCAAAGCGATTGCCGCAGGCCTCGATATCTTGGTGGCAACGCCTGGTCGCTTGCTGGATTTGATGTCTCAAAATTGTGTCTCACTCGCCAATATTGAAATTCTTGTATTGGACGAGGCAGATCGCATGTTAGATATGGGTTTCTTACGTGATATCAAAAAAATATTGGCGGCACTTCCCAAGCAACGTCAAAATCTACTCTTTTCAGCAACCTTCTCGACCGAGATCAAGGCTTTGGCAGATGGATTACTGAATTCACCAGCCTTGATTGAGGTGGCGCGGAGTAACAGCACAAATGAAGCTATTGCTCAGCTCATTCACCCAGTAGACCGAAACCAAAAACATCCTTTGTTAGCGCATCTGATTAAATCCAATCAATGGCAACAGGTCCTCGTGTTTACTCGCACTAAGCATGGCGCCAATAAATTGGTTACTCAGCTTGAGAAAGACGGCATTACTGCCATGGCAATTCATGGGAATAAGAGTCAAAGCGCTCGCACTAAAGCCTTAGCAGAATTTAAGGATGGAAAAATCACTGTCTTGGTTGCTACCGACATTGCAGCCCGTGGAATCGATATTGATCAACTGCCCCATGTCGTGAACTATGACTTACCAAATGTATCTGAAGATTATGTGCATCGGATTGGCAGAACTGGTAGAGCGGGCTCGAATGGGGTGGCAGTTTCTTTAGTCTGTGTTGATGAGCATCAGATGCTTCGCGATATTGAGAAACTCATTAAGCAAAAACTACCCCAGGAAGTGATTGCTGGATTTGAGCCAGATCCGCATGCCGTGGCACAACCCATTCAATTGCGAAGCCAGCAACACCAACAATCCAGAAAACCTCGACCAGGTAATGCTGGTGGCGGTAATGGCGGTGGCAGACCCGCTGCTAAGCGTAGCAGCCCACCTAAGCGTAGCTTTAATCGCTAAAGCCCCGCTCTAGTAGCTGGTTTAGTCGGACTGTAGATTAAACACGCTTGAAAAATCGAGCTGGCCGTTACCTGCCTTGCTATGGGCTTCATACAGTTTGCGGGACAACTCCCCCAGCGGAACACTTGCATCTAAATCACTTGCATTCTCGGTAGCCAAGCCCAAATCTTTCAACATGAGATCTACGCCAAAGCCGCCGACATATCCTTTTGAGGAAGGTACGTTTTCCATCACGCCAGGGCAAGGGTTATAGAGCTCCAAAACCCAGTTGCGCCCAGAGCTCTTCGACATGATGTCAGAGAGCACTTTGGGGTCCATGCCATTTGCCATGCCTAGACGTAATGCCTCACTAGTCCCTAGCATCTGAATACCCAGCAACATGTTGTTGCAGACCTTGACTGTTTGACCACTTCCGCTTGGGCCAGCATGAAAGATGTTCTTACCCATCTTCTCTAGCAATGGACGAGCTCGCTCTACATCTGTCGCATCTCCACCCACCATAAAGGTCAAGGTTCCCGCTTGCGCCCCTGCAGTACCACCTGATACTGGGGCGTCGATCATGGCAAAGCCCTTGACCTTCGCTGCGGCAGCGACGGACTGTGAAACCTGAGGAGAAATCGTTGAACAGTCGATCAGCAAGGCTTTAGGGCTGACCTTTGCCAGTAAACCAGAATCCCCTAGATATAAAGATTCAACATGACGTGATGCCGGGAGCATGCTAATGATGACATCCGCATCCAGTGCAGCTTCTGCAGCACTATGCATGGGAATTCCACCGGCAACCTTAAAAGCATCCAGTTGCGTCTGAACCAAATCAAACCCTTGAACCTCGTGCCCTGCTTTTATTAAATTGAGGGCCATGGGTAGACCCATATTACCTAAACCTAAAAATGCGACTTTCATATATGCCTCGTATGAGATGGTGAAGATCTAATATCTCACTATAGCTTGCTTATAAACTAGCTGGATAAATAACCGGGAGCCGAGATGACCATTAAAGTAATTGGCCTGATTCAGTTAAATAATCTTGAGGCATTTGAGGAGTACCGGTCTCAGGTAGGAGAAACGGTAGCCCTCTATCAAGGTAGGGTTGCATCCAGGGGCTCTTTCAACACATTTCTCTGGAATGAATTAGAGTGCGGCACTTTTAGTGCGTTTGTGGAGCTGGAGTTTCCAGACCTAGAGCGCTCTCAATCTTGGGCCAATAGCCCAGAGTATCAAAGCTTGCTACCAATCCGCAGTAAAGCGATGAAGCTCACTTTATTTTCCGTAAGCCTATAAAAATAAAGCCCGGCTCCTTGTGGGGGCCAGGCTGAATTCAATTCGGAGAAAAGTAAATTACTTCTTGGCTTCCATCGCTTCTTTAGTGGCCGTAATTTCTTTACGACGCTCTTTGCATGCTCCAGCAATTTCTTGCAAAGCTTTACGTGCACGCGCAGCAGATGCCTTAACGCCCTTTTCAATAAACTTTTCGTTTTCCGCTTTATAAGTTTCAAAAGCAGCTAACAATGTATCGTGTTGTGACATCTTGTCTCCTATGTTTCTAATGAAAGTATGAGTACTAGGCTCGAAATTAGTATATCCCCATAAAAAGCGAAGGATTTCAGGGTTAGTATCAGGGATAACTCTTAGATCCCATAAATCGCCCAAAATAACAAAAAACTATTAAAAACCAACGGAGACACACGTGAAAAATAGAAATACTGCATATTTACGGCCCAGCCACCTGAATAGGCAATCCCTCGCTCAGTTTTAGATGGCCTCCAAAATGAGCTACCCAGCATTTATAGGCACTCCTGGATCCATTGTTTTGCGCTAAGTCGATGTCGCAATGCAGCGAATGAGTCGAGTACCGCATTGAATTGATGCCCATATTAACCACTCTAATTAATACAGAAAAATTATGTCCATTAAAAATCAAGACTATGCATTTGTCCGCAACAAGCTCCTCAAAAAAGAGGAAATTGCATTCCTAGATGTTCGCGAAGAGGATCCCCATGCGCAAGAGCACCCCTTATTTGCAGCTAATTTTCCGCTATCCCGCATTGAGGTCGATGCATTTAGCAAGCTTCCCAGAAAAGATGTGCCCATTGTTACCCTTGATGATGGCGAAGGTGCTGCCCAACTGGCAGCGCAAAGACTCTCTGCACTTGGTTACCTGGATGTATCTGTTTTTGATGGTGGAGTGAAGGCATGGAAAGCTGCAGGCGGCGAAGTATTTAAAGATGTGAATGTGCCCAGCAAATCTTTTGGTGAGTTTGTAGAGTCCAAGAGACATACGCCCTCGCTATCTGCACAAGAAGTAAAGAAGTTACTTGATGATAAAGAGGATGTTGTAGTAGTTGACGTGCGTCGTTTTGATGAATATCAAACTATGAGCATCCCTACTGGCATTAGCGTTCCTGGTGCCGAACTGGTCTTGCGTGTTCCTGAGCTTGCACCCAATCCAAAGACAAAGATCATCGTGAACTGCGCAGGAAGAACACGCAGTATTTTAGGTACGCAGTCTTTAATCAATGCAGGAATCCCCAATGAGGTCAATGCATTACGCAATGGCACGATTGGCTGGACCTTGGCTGGGCAAGAATTGGATAAGGGCCAAAGCCGTAAATTTACAGAGGTGAGTGACAGCACTGCAAGTGAAGCTGCGCAACGTGCACGAAGCGTTGCTGATAAAGCAGGGGTTAAGCGGGTAACGCTTGCAGATATAGCGCAGTGGAAATCTCAGACCGATCGAACAACGTATTTCTTTGACCCAAGAACGCCGGAAGAATATGAGGCAGGCCACCTTCCTGGATTTCGCTCAATCCCGGGCGGTCAATTAGTACAAGAAACAGAAATGGTTGCACCGGTTCGAGGCGCACGCATTGTCCTATCCGATCCAGGTGGTGTTAGAGCAAATATGCCCGCCTCATGGCTTGCCCAAATGGCATGGGATGTCTATGTCATTGATGGCATCAAAGAATCGGATCTGACAGAAAAAGGTCCATGGAAGCCAGCCCTCCCCGCATCTCCCCAGATTCAAACGGTGGATACCACGACTGCTTCAGCATGGTTAAAAAATGATGGGGATAGCATTGTGATAGATCTCAGTACCCATGCAAATTATGTAAAAGGGCATATCCCTGGTAGCTGGTTTGCACTGCGCTCACAGTTCTCGACTGCCATGCAGAATCTGCCAACAGCAAGTCGCTATGTCCTCACGAGCACTACCGGAGAACTTGCTGTATTTGCCGCCAATGAAATACAAGCACTGACAAAAGCCAAAGTGTTTGTTTTATCTGGTGGCAATAAGGCATGGACGGATGCAGGTCTCGAGATGGAAAAAGGCCCCACTCATTTAGCCTCACCCCCAATGGATCGTTACAAGCGCCCATACGAAGGTACAAGCGTAGATCCAGCTGCCATGCAAGCCTACCTAGACTGGGAGTTTGGATTGGTAGAACAACTAGGTAAGGATGGCACTCATCATTTCTGGGTACTGTAATTCTGAATGGTGGCGCCTTGTTGGCGTCACCCCCTTTTTTTCTGGCGCTGATGTGAGACAAATCATCCTGTTAGTTTTTGCTCTAGGGCTTTCAGCCTGCGGGAGAGAAACGTATACCACCTGGTCATGCATCGATGAAGCCGGATCCAAATCAACGATGATTCTCAAACAGGCGCAGATGCAATTTCAAAATAGTCAATATGATTACTGCGGAAGCCTTGGTCCTCTAAGTTATTTTGATCTAAAGTGTCCCAGCCAAATTCAGGGGTCTAGTCAAATCTTTACACCCGACTCAGGAAAACTGATCAGCAGCGGAAAGGAGTTGAAGTGCAATGCCCTCTAAAGAACAAAACGCCCTCAATCCTAAAAAACTACTTCTTAGTAAGTGGACCGCTGTCAAGCCGATGCACAAGCGAAAGCATTTTCTAGTGAGCAAGGTCATACTTCCGGAGATACCAGAAGCAGCGATTGAATTGATTGAACTAGAAGCTGTCTTTGATCAGAGCGTTCAAGTAATTCCTTGGCGTGATTTAAAAAATACAGAGATCTGGCTGCAGGGCTGGGTGTAAAAAAGCCACCCGTATTGGGTGGCTTCTCGGAACGCATCCTCAGTATTGCTTACTTATTTAGACTTCGTCTTTGAATCCGAAGATTTTCGAAGCTCTTCAATATTTTTCTCAGCAGCATCCGCTACCTGATTCACAATTTTTCGACCTTCTTTAAACATTTTTTGACCAGTTATCGACATTTCATGAACCACCTTAGATAACTTATCAGCATGCCCTGGAATTTTGTCCTCAACATCCTCAAGCCAACTTACCAAGGAACTGCGGACCTTTTCTAAATGCTTTTCGGTTCCATCAGCTGCATCATCGCCAATCTCCTTGAGAACAGACTTGACCTTCTTCTGATAAACAGTCGCACGTTTTGCCGCTTCTTTGGTGGCAGCCTCCTGCAGCTCTTTGAGCTTTGTAAGATCATTTTTTGCCGCAGACTTGGCGCTCTCCATGGCATTTTTCATGCCCCATTGAATTTCTTCGAGGTGATGCGCGCTCAAATCTTTGGCGGCATCCAATAATTTATGGGAATAAGCAAATAATTCCTTAGCCTTTTCTTGTTGCCATGCTTGAATATCTTTCTTATCCATTACACCTCTCCTTGAGTTAAATAAATATATCGATTAATTTAAAGCCTGCGTTTCTACTCTATACCCAAATGAGAGACTTGCCAATTCCCTGCTGTATTGGCATTAAAATT
The window above is part of the beta proteobacterium CB genome. Proteins encoded here:
- a CDS encoding rhodanese domain-containing protein is translated as MSIKNQDYAFVRNKLLKKEEIAFLDVREEDPHAQEHPLFAANFPLSRIEVDAFSKLPRKDVPIVTLDDGEGAAQLAAQRLSALGYLDVSVFDGGVKAWKAAGGEVFKDVNVPSKSFGEFVESKRHTPSLSAQEVKKLLDDKEDVVVVDVRRFDEYQTMSIPTGISVPGAELVLRVPELAPNPKTKIIVNCAGRTRSILGTQSLINAGIPNEVNALRNGTIGWTLAGQELDKGQSRKFTEVSDSTASEAAQRARSVADKAGVKRVTLADIAQWKSQTDRTTYFFDPRTPEEYEAGHLPGFRSIPGGQLVQETEMVAPVRGARIVLSDPGGVRANMPASWLAQMAWDVYVIDGIKESDLTEKGPWKPALPASPQIQTVDTTTASAWLKNDGDSIVIDLSTHANYVKGHIPGSWFALRSQFSTAMQNLPTASRYVLTSTTGELAVFAANEIQALTKAKVFVLSGGNKAWTDAGLEMEKGPTHLASPPMDRYKRPYEGTSVDPAAMQAYLDWEFGLVEQLGKDGTHHFWVL
- a CDS encoding DEAD/DEAH box helicase domain-containing protein; protein product: MLFTDLGLSESILRAISEEGYTSPTPIQEKSIPAVLKGGDLLAAAQTGTGKTAGFTLPILQRLSSTAKVGGKRQLRVLILTPTRELAAQVQESVVTYGKYTGLKSTVIFGGVGANPQIKAIAAGLDILVATPGRLLDLMSQNCVSLANIEILVLDEADRMLDMGFLRDIKKILAALPKQRQNLLFSATFSTEIKALADGLLNSPALIEVARSNSTNEAIAQLIHPVDRNQKHPLLAHLIKSNQWQQVLVFTRTKHGANKLVTQLEKDGITAMAIHGNKSQSARTKALAEFKDGKITVLVATDIAARGIDIDQLPHVVNYDLPNVSEDYVHRIGRTGRAGSNGVAVSLVCVDEHQMLRDIEKLIKQKLPQEVIAGFEPDPHAVAQPIQLRSQQHQQSRKPRPGNAGGGNGGGRPAAKRSSPPKRSFNR
- the mmsB gene encoding 3-hydroxyisobutyrate dehydrogenase, which encodes MKVAFLGLGNMGLPMALNLIKAGHEVQGFDLVQTQLDAFKVAGGIPMHSAAEAALDADVIISMLPASRHVESLYLGDSGLLAKVSPKALLIDCSTISPQVSQSVAAAAKVKGFAMIDAPVSGGTAGAQAGTLTFMVGGDATDVERARPLLEKMGKNIFHAGPSGSGQTVKVCNNMLLGIQMLGTSEALRLGMANGMDPKVLSDIMSKSSGRNWVLELYNPCPGVMENVPSSKGYVGGFGVDLMLKDLGLATENASDLDASVPLGELSRKLYEAHSKAGNGQLDFSSVFNLQSD